A window of Melopsittacus undulatus isolate bMelUnd1 chromosome 2, bMelUnd1.mat.Z, whole genome shotgun sequence contains these coding sequences:
- the ALOX5AP gene encoding arachidonate 5-lipoxygenase-activating protein: protein MDQETLGSVVLLAIVTLISVVQNAFFASKVEHESKCCNSKGFQRSGSSAFDRVYTANQNCGHAYPTFLAVLWCAGLLCSPAPAAFAGLMYLFVRQKYFVGYLGERTQSTPGHLFGKRIILFLFLMSVAGILNYYLIFFFGSDFEVHIKTITSAISPLLLIP, encoded by the exons ATGGACCAGGAAACCCTGGGAAGCGTTGTCCTCCTCGCCATTGTCACCTTGATAAGTGTTGTCCAGAATG CTTTTTTTGCGAGCAAAGTGGAGCATGAAAGCAAGTGCTGCAATAGCAAGGGGTTCCAGCGATCAGGATCCTCCGCCTTTGATCGTGTCTACACTGCCAA CCAGAACTGCGGGCACGCGTACCCCACGTTCCTCGCTGTGCTCTGGTGTGCTGGACTTCTCTGCAGCCCAG ctcctgctgcctttgccGGCCTGATGTACCTGTTTGTGCGGCAGAAGTACTTCGTGGGCTACCTGGGGGAGAGGACTCAGAG CACTCCCGGTCACTTGTTTGGAAAGCGCATCATTTTGTTCCTGTTCCTCATGTCCGTGGCTGGAATACTCAACTACTATCTCATCTTCTTTTTTGGAAGTGACTTTGAAGTGCACATAAAAACTATAACCAGTGCGATCTCTCCATTGTTGCTCATACCCTAG